The region AGAAGAATATCACAATGAGATTGCTTGTTAATGTGCTTCATGTTTATGTTCAGCCGTAGAAGCCCCGTCCAAATCCGCCATAGCCTCCGTAGCCACGGCCGTAGCCTCCGTAGCCGCCGTACCCACGGCCGTAGCCTCCGTAGCCGCGACCAAAGCCACCTCCGTAGCCACGTCCGAAGCCTCCACCGAAGCCGTACTGGGCGGCGGCCAGACTGCACAAGGCGGCGAGCACCACGAGGGCTATCAGGAGGGACTTGCTGCTCATCATGGCTGCTTTTATGGGTTCTGTGGATGGGAAggagaaagaaaattaggggTCAGCACTGACACCCCCTACGTTACTTTCCACTGCAGTGAGTTTGAGTTGAGGCGCGTATCATGACTTTACATTAAAAGGGCGCGAGAGGCCCTAATTGTCCCATTCATTAGTTGGACTGAACGTTCATGCCAGTAGTTTTCTGCCTTCGAATGTTTACCGGGTATTATGGCAAGTAGGGATATTGCCGCTCGGATTGTTGTTACATAGCGTGCACGGGCAAAAGAAAACATCTAGAAAATGGCATAGGACATTGCatagtgaaaaataaaaaattcctCTCGCGGAAACTGCGGGAGTGTGAATGCTCTCTCCCAGATTTCAGGAAAAATATCTGGTTATTAGTTCCACACGAAGAAGGTCAGCAGAACGCAGCGCTAGCCTCCTGAGCGCAGTGGCTCAGCGGTGGGGAGGAATACCAAGACGCTGTCAGCGGATCGTACTCACCTGCGGCTCTGCAAAGCGCTGGAGGCAAAGGAGCTGTGTGCTCTGCTGTAGGGAGCAGGCGCTCTTATATAGCGCCCTGCGCGCCCACGTGACGAAGCGTCCTTCGCCTCTGCCGCTGTGGACAGCGGACGGCAATGCTCCCGGAAAGCCCCTCCCTCCACGTGTGCAACACTCTTTCACGGCGAGATTGCCGTTTCAGTGACGCTGAAGGGGATTTTCCATATTAGAAGTGGTCTTGCATTTAATGGCCGTTCGCTGACCTTGAATGCACTCTTTCCATTCGGACTGCCTTTGTTAGCGGCGCCCGAACGTAAACCATGGATTTCTCGGCGCCACCTACCACTTCTTCTTTCGAGTCTCTGTTCAGAAAACCCGAAAGATTTTTTATACATTACCATTAACGGTAGTTGCAATCTCTGTAGATTGATCATTCGATCCCAAAGCCCTACGATAAAGCTGGGATCTCTATTAAAAGAGCACTTCGCGTATGTTATTCGAATTGAGGGCACGACAGTCCCAAGCGCAACGTCCTTAATAATTAGCCGTGTAGTACTGCTATACTCTTCATGTATTTGTACCTGTACCGCGAGAAGAATTGCATACTTGACCGGAAATTTGCGCTCGCCAAATTCAGTGTGAGCCCACGGTGCTTAAATTGTAGTTACGCTTTAGATTTCCATGAGTAAAAATGCCAGATAATATCAGCACGTTACGACTGCTTTGATAAAAATCTCAACCCACTTTTCACAGGCACACGGAGATAGCTGCGATTCGTAAATGCACGCTGAAAACTTCGGTCGGACTGAATTCATGCAGGCATTTTTTTAGGATGTAATTGTTTAATAAATTAATGTGATAATTTATTGGTTAGGTTCTAGAAATTCAGCAGTAGTATTAATAGTATTAGTAGTCATCATATTCGTTTGCGTTATTTGCGTTATTAGTAGTCATTATCTTTAACCTAGCGATCGAGCAAGCCGTACTTCCAGCTCAGATTCAAGTTACGCAAGTATTGCGCATTTATAACAAAGGAGATAAGAACTACCTCCAGTACTACCGTCAGATAATTCTCAGGATGTTCGGAAAAGGTTTGGAAAAGCTAGTGTTTCTCAGGCTTATAAAATTCGCTTATAAACGCCGCATTTCACCCCAGCGCAGTACGGTTTCCGTACACGCCGATCTACCGAGCTTGACTACTGGATCAAAAACAATATATATTAGAAGCAAAACAGTTGGGGACAGTTTTAGCTCCGTCCTAAGGGCATTACGATACTgcgtagtgggttaatgcccatatatacagaattggtcgttctctacacTACATCCATAGATACGtgcgagtcctcatgccactttTTGCGCACTGGTGCCGCgtttaagcaatgcgccacggCCTGGGAAATGCAGGTTGTGCAACCGGTGTgcattgtgcgacccaggttgctcttcccgaacgacaAATCATTCATTCAAATGCCACCCGGCAcaatggacagtttgctcacaatcctgtgcGCAGTTTCGACAAcgacgcaaggtcacgtgacatatgTGGCCCCACTACCTCCTAGGTTTCTTCCTAGGCGATTTTTCGGGGATTTTtactcacggtcaacgacgccgacgacgccggattttctgccgcAGGAGCTCCTTAACGTTATTGCGTTAATTACCGAAAGCCTTAAACTCTTTATCACATGCTAGGTTCTAAAATTTGGAAGTTTACGGGCATCGGGTACACGCACTAAAACTTTTAAAAGCTTATTTGAGCAGCCGCCATCAATAAGTTTATATCGGTGAGAATTCCTCTGCTACTAAGCCAATATCAGGAGTGCCACATGAAGTTCTTCTAGCCATTTCTTTCCAATATATACAACAACTATGTAATAAAAATTGTACACGTGACGAAATTCGTTATATAAGCAGACGATACGATAGTATTGTTTTCAGGATGTGGCCGCCAAAGCCTTGTAGCTAATACAATTCCCTGGCAAACCTGGGAAAATGGTATAACCGAAACAACTTCAAATTTAACCCCTCCAAAAGAAAAGCAATTTCTTATTTCCCAAAAATACATCATGCCAATTCACTCCATCAATAATGTACAACCTGACGCCAGTATAGGTTTAAAACGTTGGGCGTATTCTTTACAAGTGCATTATCCTGGGATAACCAAGTTTATCACATCGGAACGTGAATTCCCTCTGTTACTGGCGCATTATCGCAGCTAGACGTTTATTAGCCCTCCCTGTGAAAACGCTGATTTATAACTCATTAATTACAGCACAACTATACTACGGCCGAGTCATCTGGGGTACCACAACGCAAGCAAAACGAAAATATATATAGGTTGCACTAAAGACCAATGAATGTGACTTTCAATATTTTGTTAGAGAACTTGTTCTGCATTGTTTTTTACGAGCCCGCGCGGCaagttttttaaagcgaaagctttactagccaaGCGGCGCCGAGTTCGCTGTGTGTGCATGAATGGCCTCTTGAACGGCGCCGATATGACCTTGAAGTGGCCTCAATTAATAAAACAAACACAAGAAAATCGAGCTCTATGTGCAAATCAAACATGGGCCTTCGGAATACGAGACGGGGACGCTTTCAAACCACcactgtttttgtagcgatagctacgttacggtagcatttcgagccttcagcgtggcggcgccgtagcGGTGgcagcaccgccaccctgtggctgcgccgccacgccgtgtCTGCggtgccacgctgtcacgtgtttggtcacgtggtgcggagaagctgccggcgaCGCGACGCGgtggctgatcacgtgtttcgtcacgtgggtggtcacgtgaccaatttccactcggccagctgtagctatcgcttcactccaggtttaaccagagctaaaccaccgccattttttttattgcatggaagtacaccCACCCTGACTATCCTGACTGGCTACAAGTCCGACTTAACAAGGTCGCATGACGCAACCAGTCATACACAATCACATCAGCATCCAGCTCTCTCTTTGCCTGCACATAAAAATTTCGATAGACACACACATGCATCGAGGAAAGGAAGCCGGGCAGAAGGTCGATCCTGCACCGTACATACCTCCTGCACCATGGGACACTGCTCTCTTAACAGAGACTTCGATGAACGTTGCGGCTCAGCGTAGCgatctgtcatgcggctcttccacaggccaAACGATCCCATGAGCACTAAAAGATCACACGGAACCTTAGGCAAAACCATTGTAGGCAAATATCTTATAGTATAGGGCGTAAACTCAATGTCCTTTTTGACAGTGTGTTGAagaatgtcccccccccccccctaaaaaacgGCATCACGACCAAATACAAAGCAATGATCAATAGTTTCTGGTCGCTGACACAAGCGACAGTTCACAGACGATGGCACAAAATTCCCTTTTTCGCGAAGCCACGTTTTTAACAGGTAAGGTAGACAGACGTGTGCTGCTTAAAAAACTGTCTTTGAGGCCTCTTAAACACACATTCGTTGCACTCGCTTTAATAAACTGTTGTCTAGAAAGGAGAGGTAAGGCTGGCAATACATCAAGACAGGAAACAACGTCTGAATCAGAATTTTTGTAATGTGTCTTCTGGATATATTGTATAGGAATTCTAAGGAAAACCCTACAGTGAGGTAAATGGAGTGTGTCAGCGACTTCTTTAGGAAAACCCCACAAATGTCCCTCACTCCTAAGACCAG is a window of Amblyomma americanum isolate KBUSLIRL-KWMA chromosome 4, ASM5285725v1, whole genome shotgun sequence DNA encoding:
- the LOC144130084 gene encoding uncharacterized protein LOC144130084; translation: MMSSKSLLIALVVLAALCSLAAAQYGFGGGFGRGYGGGFGRGYGGYGRGYGGYGGYGRGYGGYGGFGRGFYG